In a genomic window of Streptomyces noursei ATCC 11455:
- a CDS encoding DUF5819 family protein — MQSYGDESRPLATLSLPSRIVIGTAASGIAVAVLIHLAMMFLHIAPSNTLSKQQAGLINDYVYPEYEQNWKLFAPNPLQQNTDVQVRAQLRTQDGTARTTGWTDLTARDGRAILHNPLPSHTQQNQLRRGWELLSSNLDAQNRPTGERGESFARYLRRIVMLRMSGEWTKGGDRVEQVQIRSRTTSVLPPPWSAEKVSDQPVYRVLPWWPITANDLPEGATNK, encoded by the coding sequence ATGCAGTCATACGGGGACGAATCGCGGCCATTGGCCACGCTGTCGCTGCCCTCGCGGATCGTCATAGGCACGGCGGCCAGCGGCATCGCGGTCGCCGTCCTGATCCATCTCGCGATGATGTTCCTGCACATCGCACCGTCGAACACGCTCAGTAAGCAGCAGGCCGGGCTGATCAACGACTACGTCTATCCCGAGTACGAGCAGAACTGGAAGCTGTTCGCCCCCAACCCCCTCCAGCAGAACACCGACGTCCAGGTCCGCGCACAGCTGCGCACCCAGGACGGCACGGCGCGGACCACCGGCTGGACCGATCTGACCGCCCGCGACGGGCGGGCCATCCTCCACAACCCGCTGCCCAGCCACACCCAGCAGAACCAGCTGCGCCGCGGCTGGGAGCTGCTCTCCAGCAACCTCGACGCACAGAACCGCCCGACCGGCGAGCGCGGCGAGAGCTTCGCCCGCTACCTGCGGCGGATCGTGATGCTCCGGATGTCCGGTGAGTGGACCAAGGGCGGCGACCGGGTCGAGCAGGTCCAGATCCGCTCGCGGACCACCTCGGTGCTCCCGCCGCCGTGGAGCGCCGAGAAGGTCAGCGACCAGCCCGTCTACCGCGTCCTGCCCTGGTGGCCGATCACCGCGAACGACCTGCCCGAGGGGGCGACGAACAAGTGA
- a CDS encoding HTTM domain-containing protein, producing MTSPTPQQPRTAARTPDAPARTRQEAPAAYQETRIERAVGRGFARVAARALAPYQTAVIRIGFAGTWLLFLLREWPHRQQLYGPAGPWDFGMARQLLNGNHGFSVLVWSDGRGWFECVYVLAIVVSALLMLGWRTRTMSVLFMVGVLSLQNRSVFIGDGGDNVIHLMAIYLVLTRCGQVWSLDARRARRAAAAPGGDAAVPSRDLTGIVLWAVLGLALAVAQLSGAPGLTWFGHGPFPHFGWSLALWGLWATHGLWWAVRRHAPGEPRIVLDTLAKLAHNAALLVIMVEVCLVYATAGWYKIQGSRWQDGTAVYYPMHLDYFSPWPELSRLLGGNGLVIMLITYGTVIFQVAFPFTVFNRRLKNALLVVMICEHLSIAFLLGLPFFSLAMITADAVFLPTNFLTWLGGRLTRLRRRLFPRTGDHGPGTAAEGAGLEAAARSGSDGRTLME from the coding sequence GTGACGTCACCGACGCCGCAGCAGCCGCGCACCGCCGCCCGGACCCCCGACGCCCCCGCACGGACTCGGCAGGAGGCCCCCGCGGCCTACCAGGAGACCCGCATCGAGCGCGCCGTCGGTCGCGGCTTCGCCCGGGTCGCCGCCCGGGCGCTGGCCCCGTACCAGACCGCCGTCATCCGGATCGGCTTCGCCGGCACCTGGCTGCTGTTCCTGCTGCGCGAATGGCCCCACCGGCAGCAGCTCTACGGGCCCGCCGGCCCCTGGGACTTCGGCATGGCGCGCCAGCTGCTCAACGGCAACCACGGCTTCTCCGTCCTGGTGTGGTCCGACGGCCGCGGCTGGTTCGAGTGCGTCTACGTCCTCGCAATCGTGGTCAGCGCGCTGCTGATGCTCGGCTGGCGCACCCGCACCATGTCGGTGCTGTTCATGGTCGGCGTGCTCTCGCTGCAGAACCGCAGCGTCTTCATCGGGGACGGCGGCGACAACGTCATCCACCTGATGGCGATCTACCTCGTGCTGACCCGGTGCGGCCAGGTGTGGTCGCTGGACGCCCGGCGCGCCCGGCGGGCGGCCGCCGCCCCCGGCGGAGACGCCGCGGTCCCGTCCCGCGACCTGACCGGCATCGTCCTGTGGGCGGTGCTCGGCCTCGCTCTCGCCGTGGCTCAGCTGTCCGGCGCCCCCGGCCTCACCTGGTTCGGACACGGGCCGTTCCCGCACTTCGGCTGGAGCCTGGCCCTGTGGGGACTGTGGGCGACGCACGGCCTGTGGTGGGCGGTGCGACGGCACGCCCCCGGGGAGCCCCGGATCGTCCTCGACACCCTCGCCAAGCTGGCGCACAACGCCGCCCTGCTGGTGATCATGGTCGAGGTGTGCCTGGTCTACGCCACCGCCGGCTGGTACAAGATCCAGGGCTCGCGCTGGCAGGACGGCACGGCCGTCTACTACCCGATGCACCTGGACTACTTCTCCCCCTGGCCGGAGCTGTCCCGGCTGCTCGGCGGCAACGGCCTGGTGATCATGCTGATCACCTACGGGACGGTGATCTTCCAGGTCGCCTTCCCGTTCACCGTCTTCAACCGGCGCCTGAAGAACGCGCTGCTGGTCGTCATGATCTGCGAGCATCTCTCGATCGCGTTCCTGCTGGGGCTGCCGTTCTTCTCCCTGGCGATGATCACCGCCGACGCCGTCTTCCTGCCGACCAACTTCCTGACCTGGCTCGGCGGCCGGCTCACCCGCCTGCGCCGCCGGCTGTTCCCGCGCACCGGCGACCACGGCCCGGGCACCGCCGCCGAGGGCGCCGGGCTGGAGGCCGCCGCCCGGTCCGGCAGCGATGGCCGGACGCTCATGGAGTGA
- a CDS encoding TrmH family RNA methyltransferase, whose product MVSEDEITAVARQWRDAAQETVLLDGFHAVKHALRFGADVSLAISSDKGSVLALADELADDLTRRIGDLVTEVPVRTLRDLVPRVHPTHVAGLAARPDLHRNLETLSRTPRPAPIVVLENPRNLGNVGAVVRLAAGFGATGVVTTGDMDPWHPNVVRAAAGLHYATAVESLPLDALPPGPMYALDPEGDDIRSVVLPDDALLAFGSERHGISPELRKRATRLVALPMRPQVSSYNLATSVAMALFHWGGPPPAP is encoded by the coding sequence GTGGTGAGCGAGGACGAGATCACCGCAGTCGCGCGACAGTGGCGGGACGCTGCCCAGGAGACGGTGCTGCTGGACGGCTTTCATGCCGTGAAGCACGCTCTCCGCTTCGGTGCGGACGTCAGCCTGGCGATCTCCAGTGACAAGGGCTCCGTCCTGGCGTTGGCCGACGAGTTGGCCGACGACCTCACTCGGCGGATCGGCGATCTCGTGACCGAGGTGCCGGTCAGAACCCTCCGGGATCTCGTGCCGAGGGTGCATCCCACCCACGTGGCCGGCCTGGCCGCTCGCCCCGACCTCCACCGCAATCTGGAGACCCTGTCGAGGACCCCGCGGCCGGCTCCGATCGTCGTCCTGGAGAACCCCCGCAACCTCGGGAACGTCGGCGCCGTGGTCCGGCTCGCGGCGGGGTTCGGCGCCACCGGCGTGGTCACCACCGGCGACATGGACCCGTGGCACCCCAACGTGGTGCGGGCAGCGGCGGGCCTCCACTACGCGACCGCGGTCGAGAGTCTCCCGCTCGACGCTCTGCCGCCGGGGCCGATGTACGCACTGGACCCGGAGGGGGACGACATCAGATCCGTGGTGCTTCCCGATGACGCGCTGCTGGCGTTCGGGTCGGAGCGGCATGGCATCTCGCCGGAACTCCGGAAGCGGGCCACCCGGCTCGTAGCCCTCCCGATGAGGCCCCAGGTGTCCAGCTACAACCTGGCCACGAGCGTCGCCATGGCTCTCTTCCACTGGGGTGGCCCGCCTCCGGCGCCGTGA